TGCGTaccgtatatatatgcatatatgtttCCTTCTGTACATGGCTAATCATTTATCATTGCATGTGTCAATGGGCAAACGTGCGCTAGGTTGGCCTTCGTTGTGGATTGTCTGCCCATTGGTGTGCGGTGTTTTTCGCAGGCCCTCAAGAATTTGGTCGAGTGGCATATTGCGGAGGGCACAGACGCCATTGTAGCGATGGGAACAACCGGCGAGTCCCCGACTCTGACATCCGGAGAATGGGAGACCGTTGTCAGCACGTGCGTTAGCGTTGCAGCCGGGCGTGTGGCTGTGATAGCAGGCACAGGCACAAACTGCACAGCAACTTCGGttgagaagacaaaaagggcCCAGGAATTAGGCGCCGATGCAGCCCTTGTTGTGACACCTTACTACAACAAGCCTTCACAAGCAGCACTCTTTGAACACTACCGTACAATTGCAGCTGCTGTACCTAACTTCCCAATCATCACCTACAATGTACCAAGTCGTACAGCGTGTGACCTCCTGCCGGAGACGATCGCCAGAATtgcgaaggaagcgaaaaacgTCATTGGAAACAAAGAAGCGTCGGGACAGCTTGAGAGATTCGAAGCACAGCGGAAATTGCTCGGCCCCACCTTCAGGCTTTTCAGTGGCGAAGACTGTCAGAGCTG
This region of Neospora caninum Liverpool complete genome, chromosome VI genomic DNA includes:
- a CDS encoding Dihydrodipicolinate synthase, related, encoding MAVDRAEYKKDMTKLQGSIVALVTPMKSEPPHELDVEALKNLVEWHIAEGTDAIVAMGTTGESPTLTSGEWETVVSTCVSVAAGRVAVIAGTGTNCTATSVEKTKRAQELGADAALVVTPYYNKPSQAALFEHYRTIAAAVPNFPIITYNVPSRTACDLLPETIARIAKEAKNVIGNKEASGQLERFEAQRKLLGPTFRLFSGEDCQSCEAMLAGVCDGVISVTSNVVPRQMHQMCQCALKRDRERAKQIDDQLMGLHKNLFCESNPTATKWLLAQTGKIPSGIRLPLLPLSAAYHESVRNALKEAQRAQA